From a region of the Cutaneotrichosporon cavernicola HIS019 DNA, chromosome: 7a genome:
- a CDS encoding uncharacterized protein (Belongs to the aldehyde dehydrogenase family), whose translation MSTHTEVNVPALGKINLPTGLFINNEWVPAKSGETFDTVNPATGEKLVAVAHAGKEDVDAAVAAARKAFKTTWGRKIAGAERGALLNKLADLLERDAEKVAAIESLNSGKGVRIAREGDVGDSVACLRYYAGLADKIFGQTIDQFGDEKICYTLHQPIGVCGQIIPWNYPLLMWAWKVGPALAAGCCVVMKPSELTPLTALMLCDLAKEAGIPAGVINTVPGLGATTGEIISRHLDIDKVAFTGSVGTGRRISVAAAESNLKKVTLELGGKSPLLIFDTADLEEAANWTSLGIWFNSGQDCCASSRIYVQETVYDKFLEVLKRRAEAAAIGQPHDEKTSFGPLISAGQRDKVLSYINSGKEQGARIVTGGQKWPQSNGGFWVEPTIIADVDESMKVVQEEIFGPVIVAAKFKTEEEAIELANNTTYGLAAGVFTNDARQMTRISGALDAGTVWCNQYGLLHAGVPFGGFKQSGIGRELGTYGIEAYTQVKAVHQNLSQTIEWPL comes from the exons ATGTCCACTCACACCGAAGTCAACGTGCCCGCCCTCGGCAAGATCAACCTCCCCACTGGGCTGTTCATCAACAACGAGTGGGTCCCCGCAAAGTCGGGTGAGACCTTTGACACCGTCAACCCCGCCACCGGCGagaagctcgtcgccgtcgcccacGCCGGTAAGGAggatgtcgacgccgccgtcgctgctGCCCGCAAGGCCTTCAAGACCACCTGGGGCCGCAAGATCGCCGGCGCTGAGCGCGGTGCTC TCCTGAacaagctcgccgacctcctcgagcgtgacGCCGAGAAGGTTGCTGCCATCGAGTCGCTCAACTCTGGCAAGGGTGTTCGTATCGCCCGCGAGGGTGACGTCGGTGACTCGGTCGCCTGCCTCCGCTACTACGccggcctcgccgacaaGATCTTTGGCCAGACCATCGACCAgttcggcgacgagaagatCTGCTACACCCTTCACCAGCCCATTGGTGTCTGTGGCCAGAT CATCCCCTGGAACTACCCCCTCCTCATGTGGGCATGGAAGGTCGGCCccgccctcgctgccgGCTGCTGTGTCGTCATGAAGCCCTCCGAGCTCACCCCTCTCACCGCCCTTATGCTCTgtgacctcgccaaggaggccggcATCCCCGCCGGTGTCATCAACACTGTTCCCGGTCTCGGTGCCACCACTGGTGAGATCATTTCTCGCcacctcgacatcgacaaGGTCGCTTTCACTGGCTCGGTCGGCACCGGCCGCAGGATCTCGgtcgccgctgccgagtCCAACCTCAAGAAGGTTAcccttgagcttggcggcaagtcgcctctcctcatcttcgacacggccgacctcgaggaggctgccAACTGGACCTCGCTCGGCATCTGGTTCAACTCTGGCCAGGACTGCtgcgccagctcgcgcatCTACGTTCAGGAGACTGTGTACGACAAGTtcctcgaggtgctcaagcgccgcgccgaggctgctGCCATTGGGCAGCCGCATGACGAGAAGACTTCGTTCGGCCCCCTCATCTCGGCTGGCCAGCGTGACAAGGTCCTCAGCTACATCAACAGCGGCAAGGAGCAGGGTGCGCGTATCGTGACCGGTGGCCAGAAGTGGCCCCAGTCTAACGGCGGCTTCTGGGTCGAGCCCACGATCATcgccgacgttgacgagTCGATGAAGGTCGTCCAGGAGGAGATCTTTGGCcccgtcatcgtcgccgccaagtTCAAgactgaggaggaggctatcgagctcgccaacaaCACCACCTACGGCCTCGCCGCTGGTGTCTTCACCAACGACGCCCGGCAGATGACCCGCATCTCGGgtgccctcgacgccggcacTGTCTGGTGCAACCAGTACGGTCTCCTCCACGCCGGGGTTCCCTTTGGCGGCTTCAAGCAGTCTGGCATCgggcgcgagctcggcaccTACGGTATCGAGGCGTACACCCAGGTCAAGGCTGTGCACCAGAACCTCTCGCAGACGATCGAGTGGCCTCTCTAA
- a CDS encoding uncharacterized protein (AMP-binding enzyme), with protein sequence MSTSSSKFKRTRAECEAILTAPGMPWELDEVVLNGRRQKVWKNTPPYYRSWVEPLLKSGGDKAFISSPLPPPANAEDREVVTFLQMHQRTLRMAAWLRTQGIRQGDRVAVAANNCAEWLMSSFAIHYLGGVAVAVNSHMIIDSMVYCLSHVKPKLVLVDEGVAKELAPKVKELKGNGVGPIWCWSSLDHHPASVRQAIGVAVPNPSKAQIDEIIAGVGLEGINLDSPCTIYFTSGTTGYPKAVLSNQRQNLHNALSGTFTPLRAGLRVGAELKDLLAAKPEGTPQSAILLPIPLFHCTGGQSWVTRSLSGEAMLVFMRRWSVPEAIRLIVKHNINIVGGVPSISAALYQSPDLPKDYVFDTMSYGGAPPPDSLAGNLKKRWPNLLLVHGYGMTETNAVHNALAGQDYVDHPDSVGWVVPVCEVKIVHPDTREELPTGEVGIIMLRGQNVMSRYLDDPEATAKVFDKDGWLDSGDVGCVDEEELLYIRDRSKDLIIRGGENIASLEVENALYRDDRIAEAAAVPVPCPIMGERVGAMVSLAPGCTASAESIMSEAFPRLRHAARPVIVVVHHEELPRNANGKIVKTDVKKMVGEKWKKEQPRAKL encoded by the exons ATGAGCACCAGCAGCTCCAAATTCAAGCGTACGCGTGCCGAAT gtGAGGCGATCCTCACGGCGCCAGGTATGCCATGGGAATTGGACGAGGTTGTTCTGAACGGCCGGCGCCAGAAGGTATGGAAGAACACACCACCATACTATCGTTCGTGGGTTGAGCCGCTGCTCAAGTCTGGTGGTGACAAGGCgttcatctcctcgcccctgccgccgcctgccaacgccgaggatCGCGAGGTCGTCACTTTTCTTCAGATGCATCAACGGACGCTACGGATGGCTGCGTGGTTGCGCACACAGGGGATCCGGCAGGGCGATCGGGTTGCCGTGGCAGCCAACAATTGCGCCGAGTGGCTCATGTCCTCGTTCGCAATCCATTaccttggcggcgtcgcggtAGCCGTCAACAGCCACATGATCATCGACTCGATGGTCTACTGCCTCAGTCACGTCAAGCCCAAACTTGTGCTCGTGGACGAGGGGGTTGCCAAGGAACTCGCACCaaaggtcaaggagcttAAGGGGAACGGCGTCGGGCCGATCTGGTGCTGGAGCTCGCTTGACCACCACCCCGCATCCGTGCGCCAAGCCATCGGCGTGGCCgtccccaacccctccaAGGCGCAAATAGACGAGATCATCGCTGGTGTCGGACTCGAAGgcatcaacctcgacagccCGTGTACCATCTACTTTACGTCGGGCACAACGGGTTACCCCAAGGCGGTACTCAGCAACCAGAGGCAGAACCTACACAACGCCCTCTCGGGTACCTTTACGCCTCTGCGCGCAGGTCtgcgcgtcggcgctgAACTCAaggacctcctcgccgccaagccgGAGGGTACACCTCAATCagccatcctcctccccatcccgCTTTTCCACTGCACGGGCGGCCAGTCATGGGTGACGCGCTCCCTCAGTGGCGAGGCAATGTTGGTGTTCATGCGCCGTTGGAGCGTTCCCGAGGCAATCAGGCTCATCGTCAAGCATAATATCAATATTGTGGGCGGAGTACCCTCCATCTCTGCAGCGCTTTATCAGTCCCCCGACCTGCCCAAGGACTACGTCTTTGACACCATGTCGTACGGCGGTgcaccgccgcccgacTCGCTCGCTGGTAATCTCAAGAAACGATGGCCCAACCTCCTGCTTGTGCACGGGTACGGTATGACCGAGACGAATGCGGTTCACAACGCCCTCGCGGGCCAGGATTACGTCGACCATCCCGACTCGGTCGGCTGGGTCGTTCCTGTATGTGAGGTCAAAATCGTACACCCCGACACGAGGGAGGAGTTGCCAACTGGCGAGGTTGGAATCATCATGCTGCGCGGACAGAACGTCATGTCTCGCTATCTCGACGATCCAGAGGCCACCGCAAAGGTATTTGACAAAGACGGGTGGCTCGATTCGGGCGACGTGGGTTGTGTCGACGAAGAGGAACTACTGTACATCCGAGACCGGAGCAAGGACTTGATCATCCGTGGCGGTGAGAATATTGCTTCCCTCGAAGTTGAGAATGCGCTCTACCGAGACGACCGCATTGCCGAGGCCGCAGCCGTTCCCGTGCCATGCCCAATTATGGGCGAacgcgtcggcgccatGGTCAGCCTTGCGCCTGGATGCACTGCCTCCGCAGAGAGTATCATGAGCGAGGCCTTCCCGAGGTTACGACACGCCGCCCGGCCCGTCATCGTCGTTGTTCACCACGAGGAACTAC CGCGCAATGCCAACGGCAAGATTGTCAAGACGGACGTGAAGAAGATGGTCGGCGAAAAGTGGAAGAAGGAGCAGCCCCGCGCAAAGCTCTAA
- a CDS encoding uncharacterized protein (LURP-one-related), with translation MGIFLPSSPVALQPVHPPVAVFPAFISQGPVTLVLREQIFSLSGDDFSVKDAATGKTVVRCKGKVVSFRDRKNVTDASGNLLFSMRDKLIAFMSTFVAEDARGHELFRVKRNIALGTKMTATFRNANTGENAELSMRGDMFGLGTTIVLNGNIPVAQISRKLLHMREWIADKQTYYVTVAPGVDLALIAALCIAFDEVKNEKKE, from the exons ATGGGCATATTCCTGCCTTCCAGCCCCGTGGCACTGCAGCCGGTCCACCCTCCCGTCGCTGTCTTCCCCGCATTCATCTCCCAGGGACCCGTGACCCTTGTACTGCGCGAGCAGATCTTCTCACTCTCGGGCGACGACTTCAGCGTCAAGGATGCAGCGACAGGCAAGACCGTCGTACGCTGCAAGGGCAAAGTCGTCAGTTTCCGCGACCGCAAGA ACGTGACGGACGCGTCGGGTAACCTGCTGTTCAGCATGCGTGACAAGCTCATTGCTTTCATGAGCACGTTtgtggccgaggacgcgcgtgGACATGAACTGTTCCGCGTTAAGCGTAACATCGCCT TGGGCACCAAGATGACCGCAACGTTCCGTAATGCCAACACGGGAGAGAATGCCGAGTTGAGTATGCGCGGCGACATGTTTGGGCTTGGGACCACCATCGTGCTCAATGGCAATATTCCGGTTGCGCAGATTAGCCGTAAGCTGCTCCACATGCGCGAGTGGATTGCGGACAAGCAGACT TACTATGTTACGGTTGCGCCGGGCGTTGATCTCGCCCTCATTGCAGCTCTCTGCATTGCGTTTGACGAGGTGAAGAATGAGAAGAAGGAATAG
- the ubc15 gene encoding uncharacterized protein (Ubiquitin-conjugating enzyme E2, catalytic domain homologues), whose translation MPPTRPSTGTATPPYPSSRPGTGTGTPVSNTANCSLLLRRQLRDLQRNPVDGFSAGLVDDDNILEWSIVIMGPTDTLYEGAILKARLIFPPEYPILPPKMIFDTEMWHPNVYSGGGRKGEVCVSILHAPGEDEWGYEDASERWLPVHTVESVLISVISLLSADVPDLNSPANVDAAKQVREDYDGYKKKVKRLVRRSAEEAYD comes from the exons ATGCCCCCAACGCGACCCTCTACTGGCACGGCCACTCCGCCATATCCTTCCTCTCGGCCCGGCACTGGCACCGGCACGCCGGTGTCTAACACCGCCAACTgctctctccttctccgcaGGCAGCTGCGTG accTCCAGAGGAACCCCGTGGACGGATTCAGCGCCGGTctcgttgacgacgacaacaTACTCGAGTGGTCCATCGTCATCATGGG CCCTACCGATACGCTGTACGAGGGTGCAATCCTCAAGGCTCGCCTTATATTCCCTCCT GAATACCCGATCCTCCCGCCCAAGATGATCTTCGACACCGAGATGTGGCACCCGAATGTCTACAGCGGTGGGGGCCGTAAGGGCGAGGTTTGTGTGTCTATCCTG CATGCACcaggcgaggacgagtggggATACGAGGACGCGAGCGAGCGATGGCTCCCAGTCCACACTGTTGAGAGTGTT CTCATCTCGGTCATCTCTCTGCTCTCTGCCGACGTGCCGGACCTCAATTCGCCTGCCAACGTCGACGCTGCGAAGCAAGTGCGCGAGGACTACGATG GATACAAGAAGAAGGTTAAGCGTCTCGTGCGCCGTtcggcggaggaggcgtaCGACTAG